In Panthera uncia isolate 11264 chromosome B4, Puncia_PCG_1.0, whole genome shotgun sequence, one genomic interval encodes:
- the LOC125920103 gene encoding taste receptor type 2 member 66-like — protein sequence MVTALPSIFSIVVIIEFLLGNFANGFIALVNFIDWTKRQKISSVDHILAALAVSRIGLLWVMIINWYATLFNPDFYSLEVRIIFQIAWTVSNHFSIWLATSLSIFYLFKIANFSSRIFLRLKWRVKSIVLVILLGSLFFLVFHVVVVSVHEKVQTEVYEGNGTRKTKLRDILQLSNRTIFTLANFIPFGMSLMSFVLLIFSLWKHLKRMQLCDKGSQDPSTKVHIRTMQTVVSFLLFFAGYFFTLTITIWSSNWLQNEFGFLLCQVIGILYPSIHSLMLIWGNKKLRQAFLSFLWQLKC from the coding sequence ATGGTAACTGCACTACCGAGCATTTTTTCCATCGTGGTAATAATAGAATTTCTCCTAGGAAATTTTGCCAATGGCTTCATAGCACTGGTGAACTTCATTGACTGGACCAAGAGACAAAAGATCTCCTCAGTTGATCACATTCTCGCTGCTCTGGCTGTCTCCAGAATTGGTTTGCTCTGGGTAATGATAATAAATTGGTATGCAACTTTGTTCAATCCAGATTTCTATAGCTTAGaagtaagaattatttttcaaattgccTGGACAGTAAGCAATCATTTTAGCATCTGGCTGGCTACTAGCCTCagcatattttatttgttcaaaatagCCAACTTCTCCAGCCGTATTTTCCTTCGCCTCAAGTGGAGAGTTAAAAGCATAGTTCTTGTGATTCTGTTGGGGTCcttgttctttttggtttttcatGTTGTGGTGGTGAGCGTACATGAGAAAGTGCAGACTGAGGTATATGAAGGAAACGGCACTAGGAAgaccaaattgagggacattttaCAGCTCTCAAATAGGACTATATTCACACTAGCAAACTTCATACCCTTTGGTATGTCCCTGATGTCTTTTGTGCTGTTGATCTTTTCCCTCTGGAAACATCTCAAGAGGATGCAGCTCTGTGATAAGGGATCCCAAGATCCCAGCACCAAGGTCCACATAAGAACCATGCAGACTGTGGTctcctttctcttgttctttgcCGGTTACTTCTTTACTCTGACGATCACAATTTGGAGTTCTAATTGGCTGCAGAACGAGTTCGGCTTCCTCCTTTGCCAGGTTATTGGAATCCTATATCCTTCAATCCACTCGTTGATGCTGATTTGGGGAAACAAGAAGCTAAGACAGGCCTTTCTGTCATTTCTGTGGCAGCTGAAGTGCTga